The following proteins come from a genomic window of Rhodohalobacter sp. 614A:
- a CDS encoding STAS domain-containing protein yields MKTNVSEKYGCAIIELKGNVMGGPSTEEFSDLLHSLVDEGKINVIVDLGKVKFMNSSGLGMLIGGLTTMKKADGDLRICRADNKIESLLVVTKLITVFKHYKTLDEAIKSYE; encoded by the coding sequence ATGAAGACAAATGTAAGCGAAAAGTACGGTTGCGCGATTATAGAATTGAAAGGCAACGTAATGGGCGGGCCAAGTACAGAAGAATTCAGCGACCTCTTGCATTCGCTTGTGGATGAAGGCAAAATAAACGTGATTGTTGATCTGGGGAAAGTGAAATTTATGAATTCTTCAGGTTTGGGAATGTTGATTGGCGGCTTAACCACAATGAAAAAAGCCGATGGAGATCTTCGCATTTGCAGAGCCGACAACAAAATCGAAAGTCTTCTTGTGGTAACCAAGCTTATTACCGTGTTCAAGCACTACAAAACCCTGGATGAAGCAATAAAATCTTACGAGTAA